DNA from Coffea arabica cultivar ET-39 chromosome 10c, Coffea Arabica ET-39 HiFi, whole genome shotgun sequence:
ATTTCTTTCCACAAAACAAAAACTCTTCACCAATTTTAGTTCTGCACTATGTACAAGTTGTTGTTAACTAACCATTTCAAGCTAAAACTTGGCATCCAAAGTAGTGGAAGGTGGGTGCACGGAAGGGGGCAGGGGACCTCTAATTTTCTGTGGAGGAAGATATTAGGCCTCTCTAAAGTCGTggttggaaaaaaaatctttccgAAATTTTTGAGTCCTTCCCATCTATGAACGGTGGAAGGTCGAAGGAAAACTCTTTGTTGCTCAAACTCAAGTGGAGATTTGACAACCGCGTATTAAATTTCCTTGGCTCTTTTTGAGCACGTGGCCTACCTGTGGCAACTATGACATGATTTTAACAATTTCACCCCTTCTTCTCCTCTTATATAAACCTCTTCTAGCATCTTCATAAATGCATCCTCCCATCCCAGAACAGCTCCTCCAATTTTCTCGTCTTTGAGTTAGGCCAATTCTAGTCTACTCTGCTGAGACTTTTAGTCCAATCCCACATCATTGCTTTTGACTCTCGAGAAGTGTATCACTCCTTTGTCAGTAGTATTAAGTACTGAACAATACAGTTAGGAACGGTCCTTTGATAGAAGAAATATCCGGACTTTGTGCAAGAAATTAATACAGAGCGGaaccttttgcttttctttgtCGTTTCATCCCTCAATTTATCACAAAACTCATTTGGTTTTCGGTTTCTTGAACACAAAAGATGGTGGAAAGCACAGCCCCAAAACAAGGTCCTCAGAACCATCACCAAGTCTTTGGTGTCTCAGTCAATGTGCCACCACAGGGTGGTTCCAAGTGCTTTGATGATGATGGCAAGCTAAAAAGAACTGGTACTTTCCCCAAATCAGTGAAATTTTTTCCTGTAATTTAGTGTGTGAACTGTGTGTAACTTGTTGCTGACAGTTCTGTTCTTTCACCTTTGGCTATTATTAGGGAGTGTTTGGACTGCAAGTGCTCACATAATAACAGCTGTGATTGGCTCTGGAGTTCTGTCTTTGGCTTGGGCAACTGCGCAGCTGGGATGGATTGCTGGTCCAACTGTGTTGTTATTGTTCGCCTTTGTGACATATTACACTTCTGTTCTTCTCGCGGCCTGTTACCGGTCGGGGGATCCTGATGGCGGCAAAAGAAACTATACTTACATGGATGCAGTCAGAGCAAATCTTGgtaatttacttttctttttgtttcttttgtttgctgATTTAAGGCTTTTGAATGGTTCCAACTTTTTGTCTTGCAAAAGTTAGTATTAGACTAATCTTTACCTCGTCTAATTTCATATTTCAGGTGGGTTCCAGGTAAAAGTTTGTGGGGCAATTCAGTATATGAATCTTTTTGGAGTTGCCATAGGTTATACGATTGCAGCTTCTATTAGCATGACGTGAGTTCAAACTCAAGTATTGGTTTTTTtacttctaatttttttttcctttttatagatGTTGACGAATTTGATTTCTGATAACAGGGCTATCAAAAAATCCAACTGCTTTCATTCAAGTGGAGGAAAAGACCCTTGCAAAGTATCAAGCACTCCTTACATGATCATTTTTGGGGTTGTGGAAATCCTGTTTTCCCAGATTCCAGATTTTGATCAGATATGGTGGCTTTCATTTGTTGCTGCAGTAATGTCCTTCACCTACTCAACAATTGGTCTTGGCCTTGGAATTGGCAAAGTTGCAGGTAGATATAGTGCAAAGAATCTTGCTTTATGTTATGCTATTTGTTTATTGACTAAATGTGGAATTGGGCTCTAGCAATAAATAATAAAGTACTTGCTTACCTGTATTTCTGTTTAATGCTTTGCAGAAACtggcaaattcaggggaagccTCACAGGAATAAGCATTGGTACTGTTACTCAAACTGATAAGATATGGAGAAGCTTCCAAGCACTTGGAGCAATTGCTTTTGCCTACTCTTACTCCCTCATCCTTATTGAAATTCAGGTAATTTATCATTCCCAAGTCATCATCCCCATTGgactaatttttttccttttcttggctCAATCTTAAAGAAgagattaaaaaatttttttttttttggtgtgtatTTATTGCAGGATACAATCAAAGCCCCACCATCAGAATACAAGAcaatgaagaaggcaactctatTAAGTGTGGCAGTTACCACAATTTTCTACATGTCATGTGGCTGCTTTGGCTATGCTGCTTTTGGAGACCTTGCTCCTGGCAATCTTTTAACTGGATTTGGCTTCTACAACCCATACTGGCTTCTTGATATTGCAAATATTGCAATTGCTATCCATCTAGTTGGCGCATACCAAGTCTACTGCCAACCCCTTTTCGCCTTCATCGAAAAAACTGCCAGACGCTGGTTCCCAGAAAGCCAATTCATCACCAAGGAAATCGAAATACCAATCCCTGGATTCAAGCCATACAAGCTCAACCTTTTCAGGTTGGTTTGGCGATCAATTTTTGTTGTTATCACCACGGTCATTTCCATGCTCATGCCATTCTTCAATGATGTGGTTGGAATTCTTGGAGCATTTGGATTTTGGCCCCTCACAGTTTACTTCCCCGTGGAAATGTACATAGTTCAAAAGAAGATACCAAAGTGGAGCACCAGATGGCTCTGCCTACAAATCCTGAGCTTGGCTTGCTTGATCATTTCTGTGGCTGCTGCAGCTGGTTCATTTGCTGGAGTTGTTAATGATCTCAAAGTTTACAAGGCCTTCAAGACTAGTTATTGATTCGGTTCAGCTTCATCAACATCAAAAATACTTCAGGTTTCTGAAATTGACGAGGCAGAAGTGAAGATTAGGATTTCAATTCTCATTGATGTCCATAACAACAATCATAAAGGGGTATGGATAATACACACCTCTAATATTATTACCCTCTGTAGTTTACTTTGTTCTTACGGTTCCCCAAAATGGTGGATCcaatgtatgtatgtatttgGAAGTCAAAACACGAGTCATCTTTCATGTCCCCTCTATGTAACTTTACCTGTTTCCATATGAATACAAATTCAATCAAAGCCTTCAaagccatttttttttctcctttaataGCAATTTTACAACCTTATCGAGTAAGTATCTAAATGTAAGAGACATGCAAAATATGTTCAAACTCTTGAGATAATTTTGATGCAATGAAATGAAGCAGATAGTAATTCTTTACTAGAAGCGCACTTCTTTAGTCTTACCATTGTCTTGACTACCAAAATCCatgttttgataaaattaatGAAATCTTGTCAACTTCTCCATTCGCTTGTAAAAGGAATTAGATACTGAAATCAAGAGATAATTCTATTGCATTTCTCCTGTGATCAGTCCATTATTGGTGCGTACCCATTAAAGAAGACACAGCCACTCAACAACTTGCTCCACTTGTACATAACCAAAACACAATTCCAGCCAGAGGCAGAGGCATATATTGCCACTAAGAAATTCAGTTTCTAGGCATTTAATCTTCCAGCGAGCAAGCTCAGGGTTTAGGTATAAAAAAGTACGAGTTCAGGTCCCGTCTGGTttgctattttttgaaaattttgtagaaaaatgtactgtaataatttgatatatgctaagattaaaaaataaagtGATTGTTTTTTAGCAAGTTAAAATTTATTCTCAAGCAGTAAAATGTACGTTACGATCAGTACAATAAAGCTGATCCACAAGGTGGAATCGGTAAAATAAACAATGAGACATGAACAACCAAAATCCAGCCAAAATTACAATCAAACTGTGGTTAAGGCCGAAATATGGATTGAGACAAATTCCATTCGCACATATTGGGTTGAGACTTAGTGACCCGTGTCAAGCACACCAACCTACTTAGGGTGGCAATTCCTGACACGAcccgaaaacacgacacgaatctaacacgaaattaatgggtttgggttgaggtttacggggttcgggtcagaatcgggtcgaacccgatgaatccgaaaagaaaacagctcAATTCCGGGTTAACCCGTGGTGatctgatatgacccgtttatgaattaaaaataatttaataaacataaaaattattttatctaactgaactaaatcattcttttttttcaaaggcattaattacttaatcctaaatgaatttatttaacttgtgtgaagttgaaattattatacttggacaaataatatattatgttattttttacttttatgctgttttaatttattttatatttggtttgggataaaacatttttacggtgtttaatttattttagatttggtttaaaattatttatttaaatttttattacttgatgatgtaattaattttatgagaaattgattttattagaaattacagtgataaattaataaattaaaattaagtttcgggtcatttcggatcgacccgccaacccgaaatttttgggttcgtgttagggctgcaaacgaatcgagccgcttgcgagccgctcgcgagcggctcgagtcaagctcgagtcgagctcgagattaatcgagctcgagtcgagctcgagccagctcgagtcaacctcgagctcgaactcgagctcagattattaagctcgttagctcgcgagccggctcgcgagcttgagtatatatatttatatattttttttatttttatttaataataaaattacgtatattatatataaatatattttaattttttattttcatagcgaaattacgtatatatccttaatattttattatttattcaggaaaaaatattattttttttttatttttttaaaaataaaataatttttttttatttttttcgagctcgagctcgagctcgagctcggctcgacttgattcgagtcgagctcgagctcgaaaattgccagctcgtcgagctcgagctcgagctcgagcttggtaaaatttagtcgaggctcggctcgattagctcaaagctcgactcggctcgcctcgtttgcagccctagttcgTGTCAGGTATCCTGACTCGTTTCGGATTGACGGGTCAGGTTCAGGTTAGATGATTTTTCGTTATACTTGAACCTCAACCCAACCCAccaacccgaacccgacccgattgccaccccCTAAACCTACTTCTCACTAAGGATTACACTTGTTTTTGTAGTCTTATAGCTTCAATGTAAGAGTTTGCGAACATCCTTTGATTTCGTTCATTCCAAACACAATAAACTGCAGCAGCTAGCACCAGTTTAAGCACCAAATTCTGGTAACTTTTTTGACTTTCATAGTCATGGTAGCCCAACTAATAGTCTCTTGCCAACTACTACCTTCAAACCATATGATATTGGATTTCTGCAATAAATACCGGCGTAATCTGTAAGTGAATGGACAAGAGAAAAAAGGATGATCATGACTTTCGACATTACCCGACAAAACACGCATGAAACTGATGCAATAACACCATAAATTGAGAAGCTTATCCTGGATTGATAGTCCCTCTTGAATAGCCAACAAAGGATGAAGGAGTGGCGGCCGGCGGGGAATAGGTTTTGGATACCAAACAGTGCTGTACCAAGTGACAATCGGCCTACGCGATCTAAAGAAATTCCAAACTTTTTGTACGGTGaattcatctgccttctatacGCATCACATCACCTGTATTTATGGAAAACgtaaaatttttttcataaaaatttaCAATCTAAACAAAGCCTTAGCATTTTGTTGAGACGTGCCAAACTTGTGTATCTTGTAAAGTAGTGCTCAATTTTCAACTAATTGGGCACTCTAAAAGGCTAACACTAGAAAGAAATTTtgtccaaccaaaaaaaaaaaaattttgggtaaAATTCCTTCCAACTCCTTTTACTATTTTTAAGGTAATGATATTTACACCCTATAGGGTTACTTACACGGTTGTATTACATATATACTCTGCCTGGTGCCTACTATATCAAAGGATGCTCAAGAAGCTAAAAACAGTATGTGATTATCATTATCCTATATCATATGgaacttcttcctttttcttttctccctctttttCCTGGTAATCAAAGGTTGTTTTAGATGGAATCGAGGCAAATAAAATTGCAATAGGTATGGCTGTGTACAGTTATCGTGTCTGATCTATGCTTTTGTACACACTTGCATTTTCTAGTTGTAtgtgtgaattttttttaagtggttgaaagtgtaaattttacttatatacattacAAGTTGTAAGAAGTGCAACAGTTTGAGCACAATCGGATCGAATGACAACTCCACCTGCCTCATCTTCAATTTAGACGTATCAGATTTGCTGTCTCTGCCGGGGTTGGGATGCGGTTTTCAACTCATGGATACTAGAAAACAGAGGAAAATAAAATGGTGAAAGTTTCCCTCACCGCTAGCAAAACTCCTTGAATCATCTCCCATTTCTTATGATACTTGATTGATTAAGATGTACTCAACATATATGTCTAACTTTTCCCCCATTCTTTCACATTATGCTCTGGCTCCAGCAGCATAAAGCTAGATGGGACTATGCAAGAAAGGAGTCAGCAACATGAATAGCAAATCTTCGATGCATtgtgatgaaattaaaaaattgcGACTTGGTATCTCCACACGCACCATCGAAAGTGCTCTTTTTTGAAAGCCACaggtggaaaagaaaaagacagacAACAAGAACTATCCAGCCCatcaaaattgattttttgGAATCTTGGCATTTGAGTGTGGGCAGTGTTGAACAATTAGGTACAATTGTGGAGATCTTTTTGTAAGGATGCTACAAATTGTCCAACATTTGAATAGCAAAGTCTTGAAGGACACTAAGGCATGCAACGGCCAGCATTCACCTGCATAACATGTATAATAGTACTGGTTGTCCCACCACCATTCCAAGGGTTGGAGGAGGAGAAGTATAACCTTAAAGTTGGAGATTCATGACCAACCCTAACATGTTAGGCATCATTTTGCATGGAAGGGgttggatttggttgagaagAATCTCCTGGAAAATAGTTGTATCTTGCAAATGATGTGCCCATCACGTGCTGTTCAACTTTAAACTTGTTTTCTATTCATGGAAAGGATTATTGTACCAGAAAGTTACCTATTGGCCACTTCCATGAGAAGAAAACATTATGGTAAAAGTCTCTTTACTTTAGGCGTCACATATACCATCTTGAAACAAGAGTTGTAAAACATTCAAACAATCCTTAGACTTCTAAACAGGTAAAATTAAGGTTGGAGAACATTACTTTTGTGGGAAGGTTTCAAAATAATAGGACTTTTGTCCTATGTAACGTTATATACGGTTATCGGATTTCTAATTAGGTGCGACTCTTGTAacttttgatttgataattagaTTTGACAATGATGTGTTTCTTTGTTGTTCGAACATACTTACAGAGACATAAGGGTTAATTTCACGtactcccttgaggtttttgacaattacAGAAAGCTCTTATTAAGTTCTAAAAATTACAACATACTTACAGAGACATAAGGGTTAATTTCACGtactcccttgaggtttttgacaattacAGAAAGCTCTTATTAAGttctaaaaattacacttatctcctctattttcactatttaagtaacatTCTAGACCCAAAAGGTtatactttttctcaaaattttcataatgtccttgagttataattcacaacaaaaatgtaaaggaaaaaaatggtttatagtttttatttcatttatctttACTTGCTATCACTATTTCCTACCTATCAACATCCAAATCACCATTAAATAAATACTGATCTTCGTTCTAATGTTCCTCTTTTACTTAAAAATTTCTTATGTAGACCATTGTCTTAACCATAAATGCTACATCAAATACCCAAAAGCTTACTTACAATCTCTTATCAATATCAGATTTTACTTAATACATAACAATATTTATCAATATCTCTAAATTTTAATTCCATGGCTACCACCTTTTCAATACAAAATAATCTAAACTGTCACTACTAATATCAATATCCAATGTACTCTATTGGCACAGAGTGCGGAATCAATCAAATTCTCTCTATAGGAATAACATCAATAattgtaaataaaaaaaaaacacaatgcagttataaatatataccaagactacttttttttttcatgacaaTCATTATAGTAAAACCTATATTTAGTTCCAATTCCACTTCCtatccttaatttttattttttttatcactgTCACTATCTTTATCTCCATCTAGTTTGATAATGAAATTAGCACTCAATTTGTCATTTGacaatttcaatttgctaatgcctatcaaaaattaaaaataaaatgggcACAAGGAAACTatttaataataatgaaaaaatcGAGAATTGGGAAAAGATACCAAGATATGTAAGAATTGGTGGTTTGGTGTGTATGGTGATTTTATTAGTAGCAATAATATACATTtggttgataataataaataaatgagtttgaaaggaaaataaatgtaAGAGGAAGAGGATAGATAGTTAAATGAGAAAGACTAtaatttgaattattggttgatAATAGATGAGAGAGTTTTAATATTTGATAGAGTTTTTCGATGAGTTGACAATTAATGAAGGGCATTGTTGTCTTTTTATCATACCAAGGGAGGTCTCTGTAATTATGTAAACCTTAAGGGAGctgagtgaaattgtcaaaaaccttagaggaggtttctgaaattaataCAACAAAAAAGTTCAGATATCACAAAACACTAGTACTCTGAAGAGTCCTACAAACATTGAGCATTCGAGAGTTAGATTTTGTTAGTGCAAAAAATTGTCAATTAAAGACTTTATTTAATTCCAAAAGTTAATTCTCATAACCCTTTTGCACACTGATTGTAGGGGGCGAATTAAACTTTAAGGATAGCAATATTTGTAATGCTCTTTAAAGCCATGTATCTCATATTTATCCAATAAACATGTTAGGCTTATGTTTTTATACACAGTTAGTTTAAGAATTTCATTACACAAGCACAAGTAGACGTACGCATGTTCCACAATCactattcaaatttgaaatttacttTCTACATATATGGTATATATGTAACTCTGTTTGTGTAATAAGATCTCTACACTAATAGTGcataaaagattaatccattGTATTATGGTAATTTTTGAGGTATGACTCTATTCAATTGTCAGAGCAACCATACTATTCAATTAATAGTCGATATGGAATGAATTTCGAATTGCATTGACGAGATATATGGAAGGACAAAACTTTTAATAACGGACAAAGTTTTTATGGTTAACCTCATTTACTCTCTTAATTTCTACATTGAATTGTATTAATAAATAAACTATATGGTGTAATTGATACGTGCAATTGCAGTGGATTCGGATCCCCTTTTTCTACAAACGAGCCCACATTTTGCGTGACCTATCAACACTCAAAAGGGTCAAATCGAGGACCAAAATTGATCCATTTGCGATACATATGGTCACATCTCAATCTTGCAACTTTAACCATATGTATACAAGATTAAGCACCAAGTTTGGCACAATGTGCATGTGTTGCACGAAAGATGgtgtctttctttctttgattaTAAATTATTACAAGAAACTAATGTCCATTATCTAAATCGAGAGTGacacaaaattttctttttggttaAGGTTGGAAAATATTTGTTATCAAGAAAAGAAGCTCATTTGCCAAGTGGAATACGAAAGTGTCCAATGATTACCATCTCATCTCGCATCCACAAACAGTTAAGCTTTCGAAAAGGTTATTGCTGTACTAGTCGTTTGGATAGATTTGTAGCAGTTATCCTAGTTTAGTGGTGCATGTTTATCACGTGtgatctttttctttatttggccTAATGCTAGCCATGTAGGTATGGTTACAAGTTGGTAAATATTTAGCGGCAAAAGTGATGAAAAATGTATATTCAGTAGCCGAAGTGACTTTTGCAACTGTTTGAAGGTGAAGTAGAAGTCGTCCCATTAGATATGTCGGCCATCATATGCGCAAGCATAgatattgctctcttcttctttaATACTAGTTTTTTTCAACCTCACGCGATGCGTGAGGATGCCCTGGCTATATGTTAATCAAGATCAAATGAAGGTAAGTGGATTAATGTAAATTGATTATATATTTAATACATGATAGGTGTTAATAAATGCGGAGATTTTGACTTTAGGTAAATTGAATATTGTTGTTACTCGTTTACTCATTTGATTTGTAATTTTCTCTTAGATAGTCAGTCTTTGGCTTAAGATCTTTGCGAATTCTTGATACTATAAATAAATGATGCATTCATTTAAAATGTACAAGTACATACAAATATCATAAATATGGTGACGCTGATCAGTTTTAAAATTATGCACACACTATTTGTATCTAATCAAGAATGAAATAAGTTTCAACAAGATCAGCCAGGTGAGAGTGTGAAAACTTCACCTTGTAAAACTGCCAAATCCaggttttcaattgaagaaaGAAACACATCCAATATGttgctttcagatggctttctCTCAAGATTACATAAGCAAGAGAGCTAAAACTCTGAATGAAAAAAATACcaataaaagtatttaaaacTAAAGGTTAGGTAGTACATtacttttctgaaatttcttatcaagaattagttcaaacaTGTTCAAAAAATCTTTTCTTGTTATACATAATAGTGATTAAGGCGCACTCAGATGTGTATATAACTAATTAGAAtaaaaatatttgtaataataattcTCTTATAAAAGTAAAGTATTATAGGGGAAACAAGTGCATGGACTTAATTTGGGTGATGTTAATAAAGAAAAACTGAAGAAATGTGTGTCAAATATAGTAGATAAACATGGAGAAATTGAACGTAAAAATATGGGAAGATTCGAAGTTATggtaaaattgttgttttattattttgttacaGAATAAATCCATTTTATCCTTTATaataaaggcaaaaaaaaaaataaaaaaaaaagaagaaagaactaACAATGCAACACCGTAAAGGGTATCAAGTTTTATATATGGCACATATATGCTTCCTAAAAAATGCCACTGGAGGGAGAGGGGAAAGAATTCTAGCGTCTGAACTCAGGAGCAAGAGGGCAAGCCCAAACAAATGCCTATGAAATGCCACTGGAATTGTCGAAATTTACAGCATAACCAGTATATCAGCCTATGAAATGCCACTGAAGTTGCTCAAAATTACCGGATAACCGGCCCATGAGCACTGTAGCAACTCCAACTGGCACTTTTAGTATAGTAAGGAGAAtaaaaatatttgtaataataattcTCTTATAAAAGTGAAGTATTATAGGGGAAACAAGTGCATGGACTTAATTTGGGTGATGTTAATAAAGAAAAACTGAAGAAATGTGTGTCAAATATAGTAGATAAACATGGAGAAATTGAACGTAAAAATATGGGAAGATTCGAAATTATggtaaaattgttgttttattattttgttacaGAATAAATCCATTTTATCCTTTATaataaaggcaaaaaaaaataaaaaaaaaaaaagaagaaagaactaACAATGCAACACCGTAAAGGGTATCAAGTTTTATATATGGCACATATATGCTTCCTAAAAAATGCCACTGGAGGGAGAGGGGAAAGAATTCTAGCGTCTGAACTCAGGAGCAAGAGGGCAAGCCCAAACAAATGCCTATGAAATGCCACTGGAATTGTCGAAATTTACAGCATAACCAGTATATCAGCCTATGAAATGCCACTGAAGTTGCTCAAAATTACCGGATAACCGGCCCATGAGCACTGTAGCAACTCCAACTGGCACTTTTAGTATAGTAAGGATATAATCCACGTTCCTGTATCCAATGGGCTTTATTAAAATGATTTAAGGTAAAAAAGCGTAAAACGTAAACAAcgaaaaggggggaaaaaaaagaaggaaacgcTTGGAAAGGGATGGCACAgaacagaagaaaaaaaagaaaaagaaaatagtacTTGATCATTAGCTCTACTATGCGATATAGAAttcatctctctctctttttttttttttttttggatgaaacaTTATAATTTCATCAAAACCTGCACTAATCGTAGACATTATATCATCAAACATATACAAATaccaaaaatatgaagaatGGATACTACAGATTTGAAAAATAGATAAAGGTTATGCTGTAAAATTCCAAAAATATTTCAGAAAAGATAAAATACTTGTGGCTTCAAGAACATATGTGCATGCTTCGAATCGCTCAATATACTCATTCACTGCTTCAAGTTTGGAGACATTATAATGAGATCCCTTGAGTAGACCTAAACCATTTTAGATTTAACtattaaatctggaaaaacaatctaataaaagaaattgaaaaaaccaCATAAACTCTCACTAGAATTACTTACTGTTGAAAGACAATAAGAAAGTCAAGAAAGATTAAATCCAAATAAAATTCATTAAGCTTTGTCTTCTAAATCGACTTCTCTAGTTCCATTTCATTTCCCTCTTTGCATTCTGCATCACACTGAAATCAATATTTATAACGA
Protein-coding regions in this window:
- the LOC113713342 gene encoding amino acid permease 3-like translates to MVESTAPKQGPQNHHQVFGVSVNVPPQGGSKCFDDDGKLKRTGSVWTASAHIITAVIGSGVLSLAWATAQLGWIAGPTVLLLFAFVTYYTSVLLAACYRSGDPDGGKRNYTYMDAVRANLGGFQVKVCGAIQYMNLFGVAIGYTIAASISMTAIKKSNCFHSSGGKDPCKVSSTPYMIIFGVVEILFSQIPDFDQIWWLSFVAAVMSFTYSTIGLGLGIGKVAETGKFRGSLTGISIGTVTQTDKIWRSFQALGAIAFAYSYSLILIEIQDTIKAPPSEYKTMKKATLLSVAVTTIFYMSCGCFGYAAFGDLAPGNLLTGFGFYNPYWLLDIANIAIAIHLVGAYQVYCQPLFAFIEKTARRWFPESQFITKEIEIPIPGFKPYKLNLFRLVWRSIFVVITTVISMLMPFFNDVVGILGAFGFWPLTVYFPVEMYIVQKKIPKWSTRWLCLQILSLACLIISVAAAAGSFAGVVNDLKVYKAFKTSY